The Porites lutea chromosome 4, jaPorLute2.1, whole genome shotgun sequence genome contains a region encoding:
- the LOC140935757 gene encoding substance-P receptor-like: protein MSTNSTGVNGTNITTASSGGPNPQQSTGGIPININVKIGLTTAYAVIFLVALIGNSFGLFVVLKKSSSRSVTNLFIANMTVADLLLTITIMPFSVGYLYRDTLWIGGTLGSITCKALFYVMPVFISASVFTMMLISFDRFYAIFFPLKEKFFQKPKVLSAIIWILSFGLMTPYVLMFQTKEIQPGVYYCLQEWPWAPLNDTDLSETYRVLKSFHICVFVIVYALPLSITIIIYSLICRKLWLRKIPGNVTDTNLAAAEKSKRKVVRLLVVICVVFAVCWFPVYVNHYFWYVRPDQLDKLPMGVQLLFNWIAHANSALNPCLYILLNEKFRKAFLATLSCCPGLSKYRKSSWQFGSSNNDWNETRTSIWRIVTVAGRKSSAYTLPQSPTENKSGHTNLSLSLMSVKDDRSPPNSPTQTSQNNNAKETKDNAVADAIQV from the exons ATGAGCACGAACTCTACTGGAGTAAATG GAACAAACATAACCACCGCATCAAGCGGGGGCCCCAACCCACAACAGTCCACTGGCGGCATTCCAATAAATATTAATGTAAAGATTGGCCTTACGACAGCATATGCGGTCATTTTCCTCGTAGCTCTGATTGGTAACTCTTTTGGTCTGTTCGTGGTCTTGAAGAAATCTTCATCTCGCAGCGTGACAAACCTGTTCATCGCCAACATGACCGTTGCAGATCTGCTGCTAACTATCACGATTATGCCGTTTTCGGTCGGCTATTTGTACCGTGACACTCTTTGGATCGGGGGAACGTTGGGTAGCATTACTTGCAAAGCGTTGTTTTATGTCATGCCAGTTTTTATTTCCGCGTCTGTTTTCACAATGATGCTGATTTCGTTTGACAGATTCTACGccatattttttcctttgaaagagaaattcttCCAAAAGCCAAAAGTCTTGTCGGCAATTATATGGATCTTATCTTTTGGGTTAATGACCCCTTATGTTTTAATGTTTCAAACAAAAGAGATACAACCAGGCGTATACTATTGTTTACAGGAGTGGCCATGGGCACCACTAAACGACACAGACTTGAGCGAAACATATAGAGTGCTAAAGAGCTTCCACATCTGCGTTTTTGTCATAGTATACGCGTTACCTCTCTCCATAACAATAATCATTTACTCCTTAATTTGCCGAAAATTGTGGCTACGTAAGATTCCAGGGAATGTAACAGATACCAACCTCGCTGCTGCTGAAAAATCGAAACGTAAGGTAGTTCGACTGCTGGTCGTCATATGCGTGGTATTTGCAGTCTGCTGGTTTCCAGTCTATGTGAATCATTACTTCTGGTACGTACGACCCGATCAATTGGACAAGTTGCCAATGGGAGTTCAGTTGCTATTCAACTGGATAGCACATGCCAACAGCGCTTTAAATCCATGCCTTTACATTCTGCTGAATGAAAAATTTCGCAAGGCGTTTCTTGCAACCCTAAGCTGTTGCCCTGGTCTAAGCAAGTACCGGAAAAGTTCGTGGCAATTTGGATCCTCAAACAACGATTGGAACGAAACTAGGACAAGTATTTGGAGGATTGTGACAGTTGCCGGTCGTAAATCGAGTGCTTATACATTACCACAAAGCCCAACGGAGAACAAATCTGGGCATACAAACTTATCGCTATCTTTGATGAGTGTCAAAGATGATCGCTCGCCACCAAATAGTCCAACTCAGACGTCCCAGAACAATAACGCGAAAGAAACCAAGGATAACGCCGTTGCTGACGCAATCCAAGTGTAG
- the LOC140933675 gene encoding uncharacterized protein, whose translation MEPADELIENNDYLEMEIAVKQGTQIISKITDLISQLEGLKLDFGASARDVRQWKKDKKNEFAPFVQERDKISELLSTKQRQRDEEIEKQNWEAKREREERVTRERQQQEKEFWEEKFRAELRVAEQKLEMETAAKATHAKLPKLRITPFKGTSSDWVRFENMFVTQVHSRPVPDEEKFGYLLEMVVPKVREKISNLKPGTLGYKTAWERLQKEYGQTKLVVNAHMDEIINLTPVKGSSFEKVREFYEVLSKNYDALQTLGEADMLRGFVMTTLKKLPQVKPDLVRVDDHWEEWGMKELIENLQKWLKRNKVDDSSTDAGDSRKRERHWYTRGKRDAGREPKAPSCLYCQGDHRGEACGVFDTIEKRRNFFHERRLCYNCGREGHGASYCRSRPCFKCKSRHHTSLCDRHLKNGASDGTVFTAYNPGSEDRSLPAIIPLKIQGITLWAYLDTGSGRNFISREAIEKLNLKPTRHESRQFVTINGIQKQSLPIFEVRLDSLDHRTSERVEITGSKMADFTTVKRPTVKELKTRYEHARDKQFYVTASEEYPIHVILGDRTYCKIRTDQTFKGRPEDPIVEGTTFGWVIHGGVEYTDNKCMYVKEASDYEKLYTLDVLGVEDRGEDDQSDVLSSFKESVKRGVDGRYEVSVPWIPGSSLSSTNEQPSRRRLIRVEKKLSQNPKLREEYEKIVREQLEEGIVEVAPKTPTGDRTFYMPHKPVVRESASTTKVRMVFDASAKPHLLANSINECMYTGPPLQPLLWDILIRARMSTHLVLADIQKAFLQIGVREEDRDAFRFLFNINGKEQHLRFTRVPFGGESSPFLLGATLNYHYDQQGEEFQETVQALKENTYVDNLMKTGEEEQELKKFKREATNILESAKFPVHKWESDVETLESEDSTNPSKILGITWDKRDDTLEVQVPDPSDNQLLTKRGILSHLASIYDPLGMISPTTVKGKQIYRDACDETKGWNADVSDQLKRDWIKWSSQLKPVRIPRSVTRGVGRIQVVHLHVFADASNIACSAVTIAVVEGETRVVKGLLTSKSRVSKRNTSIARLELVSGQMAANMVRNLHKALKRWPIVSTTVWMDSMVALYWIRNPGKPWKVFVSNRVKKMAEITGETGISWKYCPTEKNLADLGSRGAGVHKMETGGWFTGPEWLLDENQWPDQPDFECTRDVNDEHKPIKEENLYAKEHKPDEWEALLERHKYWKTLRVTAWALRFLNNSLARRQRATKLTGPLTPEEIRNAKKQWIKKVQSSTSPNLRTPGWELVKDDTSILRCSGRISGYNPIYIEGGLFGEKLIAHTHEQIMHLGVANTMANIRNEWWIPRLRSKVKKVINRCNTCKVFSTKSYGSTTTAAMPRFRAEEGRPFETTGVDFAGPLDYKVTKKERGKCYVLIFTCATSRAVHLEVTKSQTAEEFQRKLNSFIARKTRPRLIISDNASVFKATASWIKKIRKSERLQDHLAREDIRWQFNLSRSPWWGGMYERVIKDLKKTLYKTLRRTTLSFEQLETVIVDIERQMNNRPLTYVESEGGEEQVLTPNVLMWGQNADEIEEIEEEGDEVNKLHRRLKEAKQHAWKRWKREYIHSLLESHRVNRKTALVPDIGEIVLVVGDEKNRAKWKKGRVIRHVRGRDGVIRGVILLHKGHHIERPLTLVCPLEIKGPVATEDAPLQLTPGSQQTERFRIRRQAAETAKEKIRLIATDDDDD comes from the coding sequence ATGGAACCAGCCGACGAGCTTATTGAAAATAACGATTACTTAGAGATGGAGATCGCCGTAAAACAAGGGACTCAGATAATCAGTAAAATTACGGATCTTATTTCACAACTGGAAGGCTTGAAGCTGGACTTTGGAGCTTCGGCGCGAGACGTTCGACAGTGGAAGAAGGACAAGAAGAACGAGTTTGCTCCCTTTGTGCAGGAAAGGGACAAAATTTCCGAATTATTGTCCACTAAACAAAGACAAAGGGACGAAGAAATCGAGAAGCAGAATTGGGAGGCCAAACGGGAGCGTGAGGAGCGCGTCACGCGAGAAcgacaacaacaagaaaaggaATTCTGGGAGGAGAAGTTCAGAGCCGAGTTGCGTGTGGCAGAGCAAAAGTTGGAGATGGAAACTGCCGCGAAGGCTACTCACGCAAAGCTTCCTAAGTTGAGAATTACACCTTTCAAGGGCACATCATCGGATTGGGTCCGATTTGAAAATATGTTCGTCACGCAAGTCCACAGTCGACCAGTTCCAGACGAAGAGAAATTTGGCTACTTATTAGAGATGGTCGTACCCAAGGTAAGGGAGAAAATTTCTAACCTTAAACCAGGTACCTTGGGGTACAAAACGGCATGGGAGAGATTACAAAAGGAATACGGGCAAACTAAGCTTGTTGTGAACGCCCACATGGACGAAATCATAAACTTGACACCAGTAAAAGGGAGCAGTTTCGAGAAAGTAAGAGAGTTCTATGAAGTGCTAAGCAAAAATTACGACGCCTTACAAACCCTGGGGGAGGCTGACATGTTGAGAGGATTCGTGATGACGACGCTGAAGAAATTACCGCAAGTTAAACCCGATCTTGTTAGAGTTGACGATCACTGGGAGGAATGGGGAATGAAGGAATTAATTGAAAACCTGCAAAAGTGGCTCAAAAGGAACAAGGTGGATGACTCGTCGACTGACGCAGGGGACTCGCGAAAAAGGGAACGGCACTGGTATACAAGGGGAAAGAGGGACGCCGGCCGTGAACCCAAAGCCCCCTCTTGCCTATACTGTCAAGGTGACCACAGGGGGGAAGCCTGTGGAGTCTTCGACACcatagaaaaaagaagaaatttcttTCACGAAAGGAGACTGTGTTACAACTGTGGACGTGAGGGTCATGGGGCGAGTTACTGCCGAAGTCGCCCTTGTTTCAAGTGTAAGTCAAGACACCACACAAGCCTGTGTGACAGACATTTGAAGAACGGAGCGAGTGACGGCACGGTGTTCACGGCATATAACCCCGGCTCAGAAGATCGATCGTTACCAGCCATCATTCCGCTGAAGATTCAAGGAATCACCTTGTGGGCGTACTTGGATACAGGCTCGGGGAGGAATTTCATATCAAGAGAAGCAATCGAGAAGCTAAATTTGAAGCCTACGCGCCATGAGTCACGCCAATTCGTCACTATCAACGGCATCCAGAAACAGTCCCTGCCCATATTTGAAGTGAGACTTGATTCTTTGGATCATAGAACGAGTGAGCGGGTAGAAATCACTGGGAGTAAGATGGCGGATTTCACAACCGTGAAGAGACCTACTGTTAAGGAGTTAAAGACAAGATACGAACATGCCCGAGACAAACAGTTTTACGTGACGGCAAGTGAAGAGTATCCCATTCACGTGATCTTGGGTGACAGGACCTACTGCAAAATAAGGACCGATCAAACATTCAAGGGGCGCCCTGAGGACCCAATAGTAGAGGGCACGACATTTGGATGGGTCATCCATGGAGGCGTGGAGTACACAGACAACAAGTGTATGTACGTCAAAGAGGCGAGTGACTACGAGAAGCTCTACACCTTAGACGTGTTGGGGGTAGAGGATAGAGGAGAGGATGACCAGTCGGACGTGCTCAGTAGTTTCAAGGAGAGCGTCAAAAGGGGAGTAGACGGCCGATACGAAGTGAGCGTGCCTTGGATTCCAGGTAGTTCCTTGTCCAGTACGAACGAACAGCCAAGCAGGAGACGCCTAATCAGGGTTGAGAAGAAGTTGAGCCAAAACCCAAAGTTGAGGGAAGAGTATGAGAAAATCGTGAGAGAGCAGCTAGAGGAAGGTATAGTGGAGGTTGCGCCCAAAACGCCGACCGGAGACCGCACTTTCTACATGCCTCACAAACCGGTCGTTAGGGAGAGCGCGAGTACAACCAAAGTGAGAATGGTCTTTGACGCAAGCGCGAAACCACACCTACTGGCCAACAGCATAAACGAATGTATGTACACGGGTCCGCCACTTCAGCCCTTACTGTGGGACATCTTGATCAGAGCACGCATGTCCACCCATCTTGTTCTAGCGGATATCCAAAAGGCGTTCTTGCAGATTGGTGTTAGAGAAGAGGATCGGGACGCATTCCGGTTCCTGTTTAACATAAATGGTAAAGAACAACACCTGAGGTTCACCAGAGTCCCATTTGGGGGAGAGTCAAGTCCATTTCTGTTAGGTGCTACCCTAAACTACCATTACGATCAGCAAGGCGAAGAATTTCAAGAAACCGTCCAGGCCTTGAAGGAGAACACATACGTGGACAATTTGATGAAGACCGGGGAAGAAGAGCAGGAactgaaaaaattcaaaagagaAGCAACCAACATCCTGGAGAGTGCTAAGTTTCCCGTCCATAAATGGGAATCAGACGTTGAGACCCTGGAAAGTGAAGATTCAACAAACCCTAGCAAGATCCTCGGGATAACATGGGACAAAAGAGATGACACGCTGGAGGTTCAAGTACCAGATCCGTCTGATAACCAGCTGTTGACAAAGAGAGGAATACTGAGCCACCTTGCAAGTATTTACGACCCGCTAGGGATGATTTCACCTACAACTGTGAAGGGGAAGCAGATCTACAGAGACGCATGCGATGAGACAAAGGGGTGGAACGCGGACGTTTCAGACCAGCTAAAGAGAGATTGGATCAAATGGTCTAGTCAACTAAAACCTGTGAGAATTCCAAGAAGTGTCACGAGAGGAGTAGGTCGGATACAAGTCGTACATCTTCACGTGTTTGCAGACGCTAGCAACATTGCATGTTCCGCAGTAACCATAGCTGTGGTCGAAGGTGAGACAAGAGTGGTCAAAGGTCTACTGACATCGAAATCGAGAGTCTCAAAACGAAACACATCCATAGCGAGACTAGAGTTGGTGAGCGGACAGATGGCAGCGAACATGGTCAGAAACCTGCACAAAGCACTTAAACGATGGCCCATCGTTTCCACAACCGTGTGGATGGACAGTATGGTCGCCCTGTATTGGATCAGAAATCCGGGGAAACCTTGGAAAGTTTTCGTATCAAACCGAGTCAAAAAGATGGCAGAAATTACCGGCGAGACAGGGATCAGCTGGAAGTACTGTCCAACAGAGAAGAATTTGGCAGACCTGGGAAGCAGAGGAGCTGGAGTTCACAAGATGGAGACAGGAGGGTGGTTTACAGGTCCTGAATGGTTATTAGACGAGAATCAGTGGCCGGATCAGCCAGATTTTGAATGCACAAGGGACGTCAACGATGAACACAAACCTATCAAGGAAGAAAACCTCTACGCTAAAGAGCACAAGCCCGACGAGTGGGAGGCACTGTTAGAGAGACACAAGTATTGGAAGACTCTGCGAGTAACGGCCTGGGCACTGAGGTTCCTCAACAATTCCTTGGCGAGACGACAGAGAGCAACGAAGCTGACGGGGCCGTTGACCCCAGAGGAGATAAGAAACGCAAAGAAACAATGGATCAAGAAGGTCCAAAGCAGTACCTCTCCAAATTTACGAACACCTGGCTGGGAGCTAGTCAAGGACGACACCAGCATCCTGAGGTGTAGTGGAAGGATTTCCGGTTACAACCCTATATACATCGAAGGGGGGCTGTTTGGCGAGAAACTTATCGCTCATACGCATGAGCAGATAATGCACCTGGGAGTTGCAAACACAATGGCGAACATACGGAACGAGTGGTGGATCCCAAGGCTGAGGTCCAAGGTCAAAAAGGTGATCAATCGATGTAACACTTGCAAAGTATTCAGCACAAAGTCCTATGGATCCACAACGACAGCTGCAATGCCGAGGTTTCGGGCGGAGGAAGGGCGGCCGTTCGAAACAACTGGAGTAGATTTCGCTGGTCCACTTGACTACAAAGTCACCAAGAAGGAGCGAGGCAAATGTTACGTCTTGATCTTCACTTGCGCCACCTCAAGAGCGGTACACCTGGAAGTAACGAAATCACAGACGGCGGAGGAGTTTCAGAGGAAGCTGAACTCGTTCATTGCCAGGAAAACCAGACCTCGTCTCATCATTTCAGACAACGCCTCGGTGTTCAAGGCTACCGCAAGCTGGATAAAGAAGATACGGAAGAGCGAGAGGCTACAAGACCATCTTGCGAGAGAAGACATCAGATGGCAATTCAACCTTTCCAGATCCCCATGGTGGGGTGGAATGTATGAGCGGGTTATAAAAGACCTAAAGAAGACTCTTTACAAGACGTTACGCAGGACAACACTAAGCTTCGAGCAGCTCGAGACGGTGATAGTCGACATAGAGAGGCAAATGAACAACCGCCCCTTGACATACGTCGAAAGTGAGGGAGGGGAGGAACAAGTTTTGACCCCGAATGTGCTGATGTGGGGGCAGAACGCAGACGAGATAGAGGAAATagaagaagaaggagacgaGGTGAACAAACTTCACAGGCGACTGAAGGAAGCCAAACAGCATGCGTGGAAAAGATGGAAGCGCGAATACATACACAGTTTGTTGGAGAGCCATCGAGTTAACAGGAAGACCGCCCTAGTACCGGACATTGGGGAAATCGTGCTAGTCGTTGGCGATGAGAAAAACCGAGCGAAGTGGAAGAAAGGAAGAGTAATCCGTCATGTTCGAGGGAGAGATGGGGTCATCAGAGGAGTAATTTTGCTGCACAAGGGCCATCACATTGAGAGACCACTAACTTTGGTCTGCCCACTGGAGATTAAAGGGCCGGTCGCAACTGAGGACGCACCCTTGCAGCTCACGCCTGGAAGTCAACAGACAGAGCGTTTCAGGATTAGAAGACAAGCCGCTGAGACCGCAAAGGAGAAAATACGACTGATCGCTACggatgatgacgatgactgA